In one window of Capra hircus breed San Clemente chromosome 28, ASM170441v1, whole genome shotgun sequence DNA:
- the PRF1 gene encoding perforin-1 — protein MAARVLFLGILLLLPIPAPAPCYTAARSECQRTLKFVPGSWLAGEGVDVTSLQRSGSFPVNTQRFLRPDGTCTLCRNALQKDVLQRLPLAITDWRAHGAGCKRRVVKLEGRSTEDVAGEAANRIQNNWQVGLDVSPRPSANVRVTVAGSHSQDANFAAQKTHQDNYRFSLDLVECRFYSFHLVHTPPVHPEFKRALKTLPPHFNTSTEPDYHRLISSYGTHFIRSMELGGRISALTALRTCELALEGLTTNEVEDCLAVEAEVSISDRASASPSFKACEEKKKNHKMGTSFHQTYRERHSNVDGGHHSTMHDLLFGNQAGPEQFSAWVASLQDSPGLVDYTLEPLHMLVESQDPRREALRQAVSKYVTDRARWRDCNRPCPPGQHKNPKNPCQCMCPGSAATTQDCCPRQRGLAHLEVMNFKASGLWGDWITATDAYLKVFFGGQEQRTATVWNNNNPRWMTRLDFGDVLLATGGPLRVQVWDADFGWDDDLLGTCDRTPKSGSHEVSCPMNHGLLKFSYQVKCLPHLTGERCLEYAPQGLLGDPPGNRSGPVW, from the exons ATGGCTGCCCGAGTGCTCTTCCTCGGCATCCTCCTGCTTCTGCCCAtacctgcccctgccccctgctaCACAGCCGCGCGCTCTGAGTGCCAGCGCACCCTCAAGTTTGTGCCAGGCTCCTGGCTGGCAGGGGAGGGCGTGGATGTGACCAGCCTCCAGCGCTCAGGCTCATTCCCAGTGAACACACAGCGTTTCCTGCGGCCCGACGGCACTTGCACCCTCTGCCGCAATGCCCTGCAGAAGGATGTCCTCCAACGCCTGCCCCTGGCAATCACAGACTGGCGTGCCCACGGAGCGGGCTGCAAGCGCAGGGTGGTCAAGTTAGAGGGCCGCTCCACAGAGGACGTGGCTGGGGAGGCGGCCAACAGGATCCAAAACAACTGGCAGGTGGGGCTGGACGTGTCTCCCCGGCCAAGTGCTAATGTGCGCGTGACAGTGGCAGGCTCCCACTCCCAGGATGCCAACTTCGCCGCCCAGAAGACTCACCAGGACAACTACCGCTTCAGCCTGGACTTAGTGGAGTGTCGCTTTTATAG TTTTCACCTGGTGCACACTCCCCCAGTACACCCCGAGTTCAAGAGGGCCCTCAAGACGCTGCCCCCCCACTTCAACACCTCCACCGAGCCCGACTACCACAGGCTCATCTCCAGCTACGGAACCCACTTCATCCGGTCCATGGAGCTGGGCGGCCGCATCTCGGCCCTCACTGCCCTGCGCACCTGCGAGCTGGCCCTGGAGGGGCTCACGACCAACGAGGTCGAGGACTGCCTGGCTGTCGAGGCTGAGGTCAGCATAAGCGACCGCGCCAGTGCCTCACCATCGTTCAAGGCATgtgaggagaagaagaagaaccaCAAGATGGGGACCTCCTTCCACCAGACCTACCGGGAGCGCCATTCCAATGTCGATGGTGGCCACCACTCAACCATGCATGACCTGCTCTTCGGGAACCAGGCTGGGCCCGAGCAGTTCTCAGCCTGGGTGGCCTCACTGCAGGACAGTCCTGGCCTGGTGGACTACACGCTGGAGCCTCTGCACATGCTTGTGGAGAGCCAGGACCCGCGGCGGGAGGCCCTCAGGCAGGCCGTGAGCAAGTATGTGACTGACAGGGCACGCTGGAGGGACTGCAACCGCCCGTGCCCCCCGGGGCAACACAAGAACCCAAAGAACCCATGCCAATGCATGTGTCCTGGCTCAGCAGCCACCACCCAGGACTGCTGTCCccggcagaggggcctggcccaCCTGGAGGTCATGAACTTCAAGGCATCGGGTCTGTGGGGAGACTGGATCACAGCCACAGACGCCTATCTGAAGGTCTTCTTCGGCGGCCAGGAGCAGAGGACCGCCACAGTATGGAACAATAACAACCCCAGGTGGATGACGCGGCTGGACTTCGGGGATGTGCTCCTGGCCACCGGGGGCCCCCTGAGGGTGCAGGTCTGGGATGCAGACTTTGGCTGGGACGATGACCTTCTCGGCACATGTGACCGCACCCCAAAGTCTGGCTCACATGAGGTATCATGCCCCATGAACCACGGTCTCCTGAAATTCTCCTACCAGGTCAAATGCTTGCCTCACCTGACTGGGGAGAGGTGCCTGGAGTATGCCCCCCAAGGGCTTCTGGGGGACCCTCCAGGAAACCGGAGTGGGCCAGTATGGTGA